Within Babylonia areolata isolate BAREFJ2019XMU chromosome 3, ASM4173473v1, whole genome shotgun sequence, the genomic segment TATATATTTGGTCTGAAAACCAAAATACCAAACAAGCTGTAGTTGGAACAGAAGGAAAAGTAAAAGGGGTGGGCTCATCGCTGTGATTTTTTCCATCCTGCAATTCCTGATACTGCAGTTCAACACAATATGGATTCGGGATCAAGCAGCATCGGTAatattacacacatacacttgctcaattttgtgcacacatacacacacacgcacacacacacacaaacacacacgcgcgcacgcacacgtacacacacgcacacgaaacacacacacacacacacacacacacacacatttaccatagcttataaccacacacatacgcacacacacaaatacacattttaCCATaccttacattcacacacacacacacacacacacacacacactccatccctgtCTACTCCCCAAGCCCGTGGGTACACACGGGCTGATAACATATGTACATACCATAGCTCTGTTCATGACTTTATAGTGTGTGTTAACATAGTTAATTCATCACCATATCAATGATCATATAAAGTGTGACATCAAGGACTGGATGGGGATGACCTCCTTGGATCTGCTTTTGACAGCTGCCAGCCAGCTGAACATCactgaagaagacaaaaaactaaagtttataaaaaccttttgggtggtagttgaatcctctttgttttttcaCGAAGTTttggaccataggcccgttgccaagtgaagagaagaggacagtgtgaataggaaagcctatgtgaggaaagggtgatgacatctcactactttctgttttgatgggccatgcacactaaacacttgctgatcaccattcagtgcaatacatactcactcacacacacacacccacatacacacacacacacacacactgaagaagttATCCATCTCTTCAGCCTTCATTTTCCCATGATGATTCCCAAGTTGAGGGACTGAAATGTGGCATGTCCCTTATTGAATGAAGTACAAGTAAGGAGGTAATGGATTAGTTTTGTGTTTCAGAAAATGCAGCATGGTTACTGTTGGTGGCAGCCATGTGGGGTGGCACCAACCCATTCATTAAGCGGGGCAGTCGAGGCGTTGAAGACATTAAGGCGGAGAGTGCCTTTCAGCAGTTTGTGCAAGAGTTTTGTTTCCTCTTCTTCAATGTCAAGGCAAGTTGAGAGAGAAACTAGTTCAGTTATTAGTCTGATTAGAACCTCAAAAAATGCAGAATGCATCACCCAGCTGACTGATATTTTcaccaccactagaccttgagtgatgatcTAGGTGCTTTTCTTTCAGATGACATGTTAAACTGAGGCCCTATTCACAGCACATAGAACAACCTGTGGCAACAAAGGGGTACATTATCCCTGCAAAATTCTGTTGACAAATCAACttagatatataaaaaaacaccaacaaacaaacaaacaaaaaacaaaaaaacaacacttgcaGACAAGGGGGAaaaatctatgtatgtatgtatgtgtgtgtgtatgtgtgtgtgtgtatgaatgtgtgtatgtgtgtgtgtgtgtgtgtgtgtgtgtgtgtgtgtgtgtgtggtgaactgtAACAGCAAGCTATCCagggggagagcaacccaaatatttcacacatacatgttgtagtacagtacagtacagtacagtacagtacagacagtacagtacagaacagcacagtacagtacaatgcaatacaatgcagtgcaatgcaagacaatacaattgcaatacagcacagtacaacacaatacagtaaactCTTTGTTTTATCTGAATTTAGAAACTCCTCACTGTTCACAGTACAACCCTCATATATCTGTCTGGTacttttgtgtttgatttttgaaAAAGATCATGAAACGGTAGTACGAATGTGTGTACATGACGCATGACATGAATGCTGTAGTGGCATAAAAACGATGCATTGGTAACAAAACCTAGAAGAAATGTTCTTCAGTGTTCATTATCATTTCAATATTGTGACCATGTGTTATTATGTGCACTACATCTGACCATGACTGCATATTTCAGTACCTGGTGCCATTCCTCATCAATCAGATGGGATCAGTCGTATATTTCATCACTTTGTCATCTGCAGGTGAGGACAGGTAGCATACATGTTTCAGGTTAAGTGATTCAAAAAGAAAGTATAATGCAGGACAGTTAATACAAGTAGTCAATAATTGACAAATCTATAAAATTTTGTATTAGTTGACGTGGAAGttttggcctagtggtaacacgtccacctaggaagtgagagaatctctgagtgcactggttcgaatcccacagtcacaagtattgtctccccttccactagaacttgagtggtggtccggatgctagtcatttggatgagatgactaaccaaggtcctgtgtgcagcatgcactttgcacatgtaaaagaacccctggcaacaaaaggattgtccctggcaaattctgtagaaaattccacttcgataggaagacaaataacattgcaggcaggaaaactaCTTCAAAATTGGGTggtgttctcagtgtagcgatgcgctctccctggggagagcagcctgaatttcacacagagaaatctgttgtgacaaaagagtaatacaatacaagacaatacaatacaacacaatacaatagtttAGGCCAGCCTGAATGAAAATGACACTTGTTTTGTGAAAATGATGAAATGCACTAAAAGGAGCTGAAAACGCCAATCTCTCACGATGGTGCCATTGACTGCGTGGTCAGAGGATTTGTTTTTCAATGCCCTGAGTCCATGAGTCCCTTGGTTCAAATCCTGGTAGAAGGGTTGAAATATTTCCAGACTTCATTGTCAGCATATAATGTGCTGACCTGTTGGTGTTTCAACAAGAAGATTCAGTTATCCATGTTGATGTTTGGCGGGATTATGGAAAAATGAACATACCCAGCCTGAGCCCACTCCCTAAAATGGAGTGTGGGTGCCTAAATTGTGGGatgaaaatggtcatgcatgtaacAGCTCACTTACAGTAACTGAGTCATTTATAGTTGTTGCCAGTGAAtgctgacgaagaagaagaatcattgcATCTTTGGCCCAGTCATTCTACTGATATGAATAATTTCTATCAGCATACTGAAAGCTGTCTACTATTTCTCCCAACCTCCTACTCCCTGACCTCAACCCACcgccttctatctgtctgtaggtctgtgtctgtctttctatctgtctgtctatccattgtCTGTCTCAGTTCCCCTGTGTCAGGCTCACATTTTGTGTGTCTCCACTCTCATGTtatctttctgtgtatctttatTCAGTTTCTCTTATATCAGagcaagatacacacacacacacacacacacacacacacacacacacacacacacatatgtatatatttgcttCAGcaactctgtttttgttgttgctgctttgtttgtttgtttttatttcatgtcaCCTTTCATTCTGTTCAAAATAACCATTATAAATTTGTTAtgtatgtagccgtgtaccgagtggttattcaagggtacggtacaaaagaactaactaaatgatttaAAGGATA encodes:
- the LOC143280617 gene encoding transmembrane protein 234 homolog — its product is MDSGSSSIENAAWLLLVAAMWGGTNPFIKRGSRGVEDIKAESAFQQFVQEFCFLFFNVKYLVPFLINQMGSVVYFITLSSADLTLAVPITNSLTFLFTSLAGRLLGEKPESWETYCGLLLVVCGVMLCVYSKL